GCCCCTGGTTAGTTTAGGACCAATAGAATGTTTGTCATAGAGGACATCTTGAGATGCTGACAGATGTGCATTCCTTAATCACCTCAACTTTACTCCACTCATACATGTTAAATGAGTATCGGAGCATttcttgctccgatgctctcccctgTCCTACCCtgcatcgcgcagggcaagggcttgtaCTTTGCTGCCAGTGACGTACTGGGCTTCACTATGGGTCTGCTAgacggaggcttctgcctagcattgatcccagtgacatcaccggcacaaaTGGGCCGTCCATAGCGCTGCCCTAAGCTGTTTTAGAGCCTAGGGCAGCGCTGTAAGACCCCCATTTGTGCCaggatcactgctaggcggaagcctctgcctagaatAGTGAGGAAGTAAACCGCACAGACCTTGGGGAGCATTGGAGCAAGAAATGCTTCACTCATACATGGTCAATGAGTGAAGATGAGGTGATGTCCAGGTTCAActccggagaacccctttgaggAGTACAGATGGGGTTATGAACAGACTATTAATATTGACACTTTTACCTGTTACAGTTCACGGTGGGCTGCACATACTCTTTAGAGGGCGCCCATTAGAAAAATGGACAACTTGTGGCACAAACACTTGAATCTTCCAGAACTCCGTTTCTGCAGTCTGGACTGGTCAACGCGATCTTCACACTGACCACGGCGATTTCACACAGACAGACACAATAGTCAACGCTCAACCTTTATTTTTACAGGGGGAGAGGCACTCCTACTTCTTGTATCTTAGAGCTCCTCTTTAGTCAACCATTATCCCAACTGCTGTTCAGTGAACTGCTTTAGTTCCCTTTCATACAAGCGAGTTTTTCTCACCGGTGCagcgcgtgacgtgaacgcatagcacccgcactgaatcctgaaccattcatttcaacgggtctgtctacatgagcgttgtttttcacgcatcagttctgcgctgtaaaacgcaccatgttctatattctatatgaccccatagaagtgaatggggcttcagtgaaaaaagcattgcatccgcaagcgagTGCGGGTACgaagtgtttttcactgatggttgctaggagatgttgtttgtaaaccttcagttttttatcacatgcatgaaaaatgcatcaaaacgcactgcacccgcgcaggaaaaactgaacaactgaacgcaattgcagagaaaactgactgaacttgcttgcaaaatggtgcgagtttcactgaacgcaccctgaacgcatccggaccgagTCCGTcacatgaaagaggccttacaggaaCAGCTCCTTCAGGCATTATAGGCCTCACAGCAACCGACATTCTGATACCCACTGATCACCACCCACATATCCCCTACTATCCCCAGATAACTTTCTCTAGGTTTGAAGACTAGTAACACAAATCTCATTGACCCCCCAAAGACTGAGTTTTCTCACAGACCTCCCCCCATGACTCTTCCAAGGATTGACATTGACAGTACACTCAACCCACATGTCTTTATCAACAAAACACCACAAGCTGTCCCTTCTGATGACTGAAGATCCTCCAAACCCACTACTCTAAAGCATTGTCAGTCCCTTCCTATACTGTCTACTCCCTGATCTTCCCCAGGCCTCCCTAGACGATACCACAGTGGTACCTCTCTCCCATGGGTCACCAAAAGAATCGTAGGAGACCCACTGCATGACATTTTCACTGGCGTCTCATAACTCTTCTCCCATCCTTCAGCCTACACACTCTAAAGACTCGCACAAGTCCACTGGCCCCCATCCGCAAATACCCACATGATAGACAAGTCCAGGGCTAAAAGTTACATAACCCAACAACAGGTTCTTCAGGTCACCCACATGGTCTAACCACACCCTTCCCCTTTGGTGCCCAAAACCAAGCCCTGCATTGTGGTGCAGAGCTTCAGCCCCAGAATACACACTGGTTCAGAAGTGTCAAGCCTTTACTAGAACCACATTGATTTTGGGACCTCCTATTAACTGACAGCCAGAAGCCATTACTGAGGTCGGCTGCTAGGAAAGCACATAGTGGTGCATTTGATAACCTGCCACTCCATGTCACCCGAGTCGTCTAGGTGCACACACAGTGCAGTGCAAACCACATAACAGTGTACACAGCAGCTTATACATCATGACACAAACCCGTTCTGAGGCTTCCCTTTTTTAAGGCCCCTTCTTTGGAAACTGCTCAATTCTCCTGGCCTAGTTCATTCCCTCCTCCGTAACAGGAGGCCTCAGCCACACGTGGTCTCAGCCACACACTAACAGACTTCCTGCTAACAGCCTTTCACTCTCTGCATTGAAAACATATACACACTTACCCGAGCCTGTATGTATGGGGGATTCTGGAGAGATAATTGACGTCCAAGCGAGCATTTTCAGCTATTGAAGGTAGATGGACATATTTACAGGATGGGATTGTCATATGTCCAGCTAATTAGAATAGGATGCCTGCATAATACTTTCCAGGCATAGGGCATTTGGGTAGGTAACTATCCTGCTCTGCCTCTGCACAAACACTTTAACATCATGACTTTCTGGTCCTTGCCCGGTGGTTTACTGTTAGGTTGTGATCTGACCAACAATGGCTTATTCAGTTAtaaggaacctgtcatgttgaacacgGTGTCTGATCTACCATCATCCTGTTATAGGgcaggagatgctgagcagattaatatgttgttttgtgggaaaagattcagtgtaaCTTGTGTTTTATTCATAGAAATCTCTATTCTATACGTAGGAGTCCATTGGGTGGTCCTATCAGCTTCGGATAGTCTTCTCTGTATGCCccatcatagagggaaggcttggTCACTGATAAGACCACCCCCTGGACTCCTAAGTGTAGATAGAGTAGAGATTCATAtgaatacaagttttactgaatcctcTTCAGTTAGTCTGCTCCTGCAGATCCCCCTAAAAGTCCCCTTTAATAATTGCATTTTGCTGCATACCGTGTAATTTTATCATTTTAACATTGTATTATTCTTGACAGATGAATGTTCCAGGAGCTCGGAGAGACATCTGATGCCTTCAGACATAAAAGCAGATGATTGTGGTGTCACACAAGATACATGTGAAGAACGTGTTATTGTCCCAGATAGACCCTCAGTCCTTCACAGTCATAACATATCATCTGATCCTATTAAATGGGTCCTACTGTCCGATTCGTCACAGAATGAGAAGCAGAGATGTGCTGGACATCAAATAAGTCACCTGGTGGAGAAGCagtatttatgttcagaatgtgacaaATGTTTTACTTCAAAGtcacatcttgttatacatcagagaattcacacaggagggaaacgatttttatgttcagaatgtggaaaatgtgttAATCTGAACTCCACTCTTGCTGAAGATGAAAGAATTGTCATAAGAGTGAAACGATTTCCATGTTCAgtatgtggcaaatgttttacgtCAAAATCACagcttgttaaacatgagagaactcacacaggagagaagccattctcatgttcagaatgtaaaaaatgtttttctctgaaatcacatcttgttatacatcagagacttcacacaggagagagaccatattcatgtccagaatgtgggaaaggcTTCACTCTTAAATTATCTCTTgttgaacatcagagaattcacataggagagaggccattttcatgttcagaatgtggcaaatgttttactcGGAAATCAGATCGtgctaaacatcagagaattcacacaggagagaagccatattcctgttcagaatgtgggaaatgttttactaggAAATCAGATCTTGTAaaccatcagagaattcacacaggggagaggccatttttatgttcagaatgtgggaattgTTTTACTGTGAAATCAGCTCTTCTTAAACATCAGAGACTTCACACGGGAGAaaagccgttttcatgttcagaatgtgggaaatattttgcTCTCAAATCAAGTCTTTTTAAACATCTGagagttcacacaggggagaagccgtattcatgttcagaatgtgacaaATGTTGTACCtcaaaatcagatcttgttaaacatcagagaattcacacacagagaagccattttcagtGACCATACCTCCTGGTGCGAGTTCAGTTTCCACATatggctgctttcacactggcgtttctgggtctgcttgtgagatccgtttcagggctctcacaagcggcccaaaacggatcagttcagccccaatgcattctgaatggttaaggatccgttcagaatgcatcaatttggctgcgtttggtctccgttgcgtttatTAGACCGTCACTAAAACGcgtttggtgaccgtctgactatgcggatccgtctagacttacaatgtaagtcaatggggacagatccgttttcattgacacaatatagtgcaattgaaaacagatctgtcccccattgaatttaaatgtaagtcaagacagatctgttttgacttcgacttttttttttttatgaataatgcaaacaaaTCCGTTattaatggatacaagcgtttgcattattagtgcggatccgtctgtgcagatacaagacggagccacacaaaacgcgagtgtgaaaatagcttaaggctgctttcacatatgCGTCAAAGAAATCTCTGACAGGGATAGCTTGCCGGAGTTCTCCAGATCTAGCATAGCCATATAGTGGCGCATGCCCACTGGACtcgattgactataatggaatgcAGCGGGGATACCGACCCTCCCCAGCATATCACCAGGATCTAGCCGTACAAGAATTGCTGTCTGAATCCCAACATATACAGTATGTCGGGCAGCTGCCGGATCCGCTCTGCATCCCATTATAGTTAGTTGGGTCCAGAATTTCTGATGGGCATCTCTACTAGAACAGCCTTGCAGATTTCTTTGACGCAAGTGTGATACTAGCCTAAACGCGTTTCTGGGCTCGTATTGTTTCCTGCTCCACATTCTGTTATAGATGACTGGAGATAGAGCGGAGGAGAGGTAGCAGCTGATGATCTTGTCTTCCTCCtcaacagtgtggaggtggcctgCCAACCAGAATGATGactaggagaaggaggacagtttTGCTCGATTGCTTGCCACTTCACTTTTTCCACGTACGCAGGTGATGCCACCTTATGTTGGACAGCCATATTGCCTACATTTGTGCCTGAAATGCTGCCTCGGTGGAGCTTAATATTTACATTTGTAATTAACACCTATTTAACCTGATTTTGTGTATATGAAAAATAAATTGAGGCAAAATATCATCTTCCTTGGTGAATATTTACTGGAGGCTCAGTTATAGTTGGGATCATTCCCTTACATCTCACACGCCAGGCTTGATCTCCCTGCGCAGCAGTGAGATAAGCCTAATTTGTTAAGAGGCAGAAGGGTTTATTGACTGTCACCTGTGTACCTGGTCCTCCTTTGATTAGGTCAAATGTAGCTTCCTCCCCTCTCGTTCACACCTGATTGAACTTAAGTGGCATAAATTTAAGTCACTTGGTCTTACAAAACTTGGTCTTTTAAAAGCAACATCTTTTAAGTGTGACGCTTTAAGTGCACATATCGAATTATACGAGAAAGGAACCAAAGGTAACTAAAGATATAATCAATGTAAATAATGTTTCTGCTTCTCACAATCTTCAGCCCTATTCTCCTCCACTCCTTAAAATACCCCCAAACCCCTGCACCCAGCAAAGAACAATttatctctccctccatcttaccCACCCATCTCACCTCCTCTTCAGATCTGTTTCTTAGCCTAAAAGCTTCTCTCTCCAAACACACACGacctcctcttgcaggagcattatagaACGCTCGCACTATCTGCAACAAACTTTCATTCATTCATGACCTTTTCATCTCTCACAAACTTACTTGGTtttacagaaacatggctgacaccctctgacactgCCTCCCCTGCTAAACTCTCTTATAGCGGATTTCATTTTACGCACACCTCCTACCCTGgcagcaaacatggtggaggagtcgGTCTTCTCTTATCAGACAACTTCTCCtgcagcccaactccactgccaccctccattatgctcccttcatttgaagtacactctgtctgtatctactctccctccaacatCCAAGTAGCTGTCATCTACCATCCTCcaagcccagc
This portion of the Bufo gargarizans isolate SCDJY-AF-19 chromosome 1, ASM1485885v1, whole genome shotgun sequence genome encodes:
- the LOC122924900 gene encoding gastrula zinc finger protein XlCGF57.1-like — translated: MDTANKMEERMLDLTLEIIFWLTGEDYTVVKKTSSEHCQTPLVESCGRTLRPITEPPPHPLIHEQKILELTHKMMELLTGEVPIRCQDVTVYFSMEEWEFIEGHGDLYKEAMMEEDQPLTSPVIFSKRRTPESRPSPRLPQDHQLLKVHKDENNIRAAESNMRPDDQCKGDIPTDSHPDECSRSSERHLMPSDIKADDCGVTQDTCEERVIVPDRPSVLHSHNISSDPIKWVLLSDSSQNEKQRCAGHQISHLVEKQYLCSECDKCFTSKSHLVIHQRIHTGGKRFLCSECGKCVNLNSTLAEDERIVIRVKRFPCSVCGKCFTSKSQLVKHERTHTGEKPFSCSECKKCFSLKSHLVIHQRLHTGERPYSCPECGKGFTLKLSLVEHQRIHIGERPFSCSECGKCFTRKSDRAKHQRIHTGEKPYSCSECGKCFTRKSDLVNHQRIHTGERPFLCSECGNCFTVKSALLKHQRLHTGEKPFSCSECGKYFALKSSLFKHLRVHTGEKPYSCSECDKCCTSKSDLVKHQRIHTQRSHFQ